The proteins below are encoded in one region of Bacteroides uniformis:
- a CDS encoding glycosyltransferase family 4 protein, whose amino-acid sequence MKVLMFGWEFPPKIYGGLAVASYGITKGLSLQGDVETTFCMPKPTGEEEDFLKIVGMNQVPIVWRDVDYNYLKSRLTRNMTPEDYYSFRDHIYSDFSYMHVNDIGCMDFAGGYPGNLHEEINNFSVIAGVVARQQEFDIIHAHDWLTYPAGVHAKMVSGKPLCIHVHATDFDRSRGKVNPTVYSMEKNGMDYADCIMCVSELTRRTVIEQYHQNPKKVFAMHNAVYPLSQEYQDIPRPDHSKEKIVTFLGRITMQKGPEYFVEAASLVLQRARNIRFVMAGSGDMMDAMINLAAERGIADRFHFPGFMKGKQVYEVYKNSDVFVMPSVSEPFGIAPLEAMQCGTPSIISKQSGCGEILDKVIKTDYWDIHAMADAIYSLCTNPALFQYLQEEGRKEVDGITWEKVGLRIRALYEDVLRNYGK is encoded by the coding sequence ATGAAAGTTTTAATGTTTGGATGGGAATTTCCTCCCAAAATATATGGTGGTCTTGCGGTTGCTTCTTATGGAATAACTAAGGGATTAAGTTTGCAGGGTGATGTGGAAACTACTTTCTGCATGCCCAAGCCGACGGGCGAAGAAGAGGACTTCTTGAAGATAGTGGGCATGAACCAGGTGCCTATCGTGTGGCGTGATGTCGATTACAATTATTTGAAGTCGAGGCTGACGCGCAACATGACGCCGGAAGATTATTATTCTTTTCGTGACCATATCTATTCGGATTTCTCTTATATGCACGTCAATGACATAGGCTGCATGGACTTTGCCGGCGGTTATCCCGGCAACCTGCACGAAGAGATAAACAACTTCTCGGTGATTGCCGGAGTAGTGGCTCGCCAGCAGGAATTTGATATTATTCATGCCCACGACTGGCTGACGTATCCCGCCGGAGTGCATGCCAAGATGGTGAGCGGAAAGCCGCTCTGCATCCATGTCCATGCTACTGACTTTGACCGTTCACGTGGAAAAGTCAATCCTACCGTCTATTCTATGGAGAAGAACGGTATGGATTATGCCGACTGCATCATGTGCGTGTCCGAACTGACCCGCCGCACGGTTATTGAGCAGTACCATCAGAACCCCAAGAAGGTGTTTGCCATGCACAATGCCGTCTATCCTCTCTCGCAGGAATACCAGGACATTCCACGTCCCGACCATTCCAAAGAGAAGATTGTGACATTCCTGGGCCGTATCACCATGCAGAAGGGACCGGAATACTTTGTGGAAGCAGCTTCGCTGGTATTGCAGCGTGCCCGCAACATCCGCTTTGTTATGGCCGGTTCGGGAGATATGATGGATGCCATGATTAATCTGGCAGCCGAGCGGGGCATCGCCGACCGGTTCCACTTCCCGGGCTTCATGAAGGGAAAGCAGGTATATGAGGTTTACAAGAACAGTGATGTATTCGTTATGCCTTCCGTTTCCGAGCCTTTCGGTATCGCTCCGCTGGAAGCCATGCAGTGTGGGACTCCTTCCATCATTTCCAAGCAGTCGGGATGCGGTGAAATTCTTGATAAGGTCATTAAGACCGATTATTGGGACATTCATGCAATGGCCGATGCCATTTATTCCCTCTGCACTAATCCCGCTCTCTTCCAATATCTGCAGGAGGAAGGCAGGAAAGAAGTGGATGGAATCACGTGGGAAAAAGTAGGCTTGAGAATCCGCGCCCTCTACGAGGATGTGTTAAGAAACTATGGTAAATAA
- a CDS encoding glycoside hydrolase family 57 protein — protein sequence MRTICLYFEIHQIIHLKRYRFFDIGTDHYYYDDYANETSINDVAERSYIPALNTLIEMVKNSGGAFKVAFSISGVALEQLEIYAPAVIDLLHQLNDTGCCEFLAEPYSHGLSSLANEDCFKEEVMRQSAKMKQMFGKAPKVFRNSSLIYNDEIGAMVAALGFKGMLTEGAKHVLGWKSPHYVYHCSMNPNLKLLLRDFKLSDDISLRFSNSEWNEYPLFADKYINWIDALPQEEQVINVFMELSALGMAQPLSSNILEFLKALPYCAKEKGITFSTPTEIVTKLKSVSQLDVPYPMSWVDEERDTSCWLGNVMQREAFNKLYSVAERVHLCDDRRIKQDWDYLQASNNFRFMTTKQSGVGLNRGIYESPFDAFTNYMNILGDFIKRVDSLYPVDIDNEELNALLTTIQNQGAEIEELHKELEKAQAKLEKIKAAEKKESKATAKSAAEKPAKTKAPAKKPAAKKTTKKAAE from the coding sequence ATGAGAACTATCTGTCTTTATTTTGAAATACATCAAATCATTCATCTGAAACGTTACCGTTTCTTTGATATAGGTACCGATCATTATTACTACGATGATTATGCCAATGAAACCAGTATCAATGATGTAGCCGAACGCTCTTATATCCCGGCATTGAACACCTTGATTGAAATGGTGAAGAATTCCGGAGGTGCGTTTAAAGTGGCTTTCTCCATCTCGGGGGTTGCGCTGGAGCAGTTGGAAATATATGCACCGGCTGTCATCGACTTGTTGCACCAGCTGAATGATACCGGTTGCTGTGAGTTCCTTGCCGAGCCTTATTCCCATGGCCTTTCTTCTCTGGCCAACGAGGATTGCTTCAAGGAAGAGGTGATGCGTCAGAGCGCTAAGATGAAGCAAATGTTCGGTAAGGCGCCGAAGGTGTTCCGTAATTCCAGCCTGATTTATAATGATGAGATTGGTGCGATGGTGGCAGCTTTGGGATTCAAGGGTATGCTGACGGAAGGAGCCAAGCATGTTCTGGGTTGGAAGAGTCCGCACTATGTATACCATTGCTCTATGAATCCTAACTTGAAGTTACTGTTGCGTGATTTTAAGCTGTCTGACGACATCAGCCTGCGCTTCTCCAACTCCGAGTGGAACGAGTATCCTTTGTTTGCCGACAAGTACATCAACTGGATTGACGCTCTGCCGCAGGAAGAGCAGGTCATCAATGTCTTTATGGAACTCTCTGCTCTGGGTATGGCACAGCCGTTGTCTTCCAATATTCTGGAATTCCTGAAGGCTCTTCCATACTGTGCCAAGGAAAAGGGGATTACTTTCTCCACACCGACGGAAATCGTTACCAAACTGAAATCTGTTTCCCAGTTGGATGTTCCATACCCGATGTCTTGGGTGGACGAAGAAAGAGATACCAGCTGTTGGCTGGGTAATGTGATGCAGCGTGAAGCATTCAACAAGCTGTATAGTGTTGCCGAACGTGTCCATCTCTGTGATGACCGCCGTATCAAGCAAGACTGGGATTATCTGCAGGCAAGTAACAACTTCCGTTTCATGACTACCAAGCAAAGCGGTGTCGGTTTGAACCGTGGCATTTATGAATCTCCTTTTGATGCTTTTACCAATTATATGAATATTCTTGGTGACTTTATCAAACGTGTCGATTCTCTCTATCCGGTGGATATAGATAATGAAGAGCTGAATGCATTGCTGACCACTATCCAGAACCAAGGTGCCGAGATAGAGGAACTGCATAAGGAATTGGAGAAAGCACAGGCCAAGTTAGAGAAGATAAAGGCTGCAGAAAAGAAAGAGAGCAAGGCTACAGCTAAATCTGCCGCAGAAAAACCGGCAAAGACCAAGGCTCCTGCCAAAAAGCCTGCCGCAAAGAAAACAACTAAAAAGGCTGCTGAATAA
- a CDS encoding DUF4270 domain-containing protein, whose amino-acid sequence MKVRYLGTLLLAVLTFFGCDDNTGTLGLGMLPDSDGMSAHTTTFNVTTRSFAVDSVFAKTSTGYIGKFSDPEFGYYETSFLTELNCTENFSLPEVYKETEWDSEGNPTKATGIMAGDSVVSVQLAVYYSSWFGDSLNACRMSIYELDKKLDKNRYTNINPEEYYNKYDPKSLLGRKAYSAFDTSVPDSVRFEKDNNGYYTFYPNVTFPLDRKTFGEDRILKVYREHPEYFKNSDTFIDKVFKGVYVKSDLGDGTILYVDYVALEMELCTHYTNDTTGVALKKKDGTDSLRYITNTIFASTKEVIQANQFLNSDLIKEKAAEPQHTYIKSPAGIFTEAIMPYDSIYNKLTNDTLNAVKLTFTNYNINSDYEYSMSAPNDVLLIRKQELKSFFEENKVRDNITSFTTTHNAFATNQYVFSNIARLVTTCINEKQAAKKAAKEKAGSSWNETEWEKTWNKENEDWDKVLLIPVSITYDSSTSSSGNKTITGIQNDLKPGYAKLKGGPKENAKGEVESPLKIEVTYTSFNK is encoded by the coding sequence ATGAAAGTAAGATACCTGGGAACATTGCTTTTGGCAGTCCTGACTTTCTTTGGATGCGATGACAACACCGGTACATTAGGTCTGGGTATGTTGCCCGATTCTGACGGCATGTCAGCGCATACTACTACTTTTAATGTAACAACACGTTCATTTGCCGTTGATTCCGTATTTGCCAAAACGAGTACCGGCTATATAGGCAAGTTTTCCGACCCGGAATTCGGTTATTACGAAACAAGTTTCCTTACGGAGCTGAACTGTACAGAGAACTTCTCCCTTCCGGAAGTGTATAAAGAAACCGAATGGGACAGCGAAGGAAATCCGACAAAAGCTACTGGTATAATGGCAGGTGACTCGGTAGTCTCAGTACAACTGGCTGTCTATTATTCCAGTTGGTTCGGTGACTCCTTGAACGCATGCCGGATGAGTATTTATGAATTGGACAAAAAGCTGGATAAAAATCGCTATACCAACATCAATCCAGAAGAATACTACAATAAATACGACCCTAAATCCCTACTCGGGCGTAAGGCCTATTCAGCTTTCGACACGTCTGTTCCAGACTCTGTGAGATTTGAAAAGGACAATAACGGTTATTACACTTTCTATCCCAATGTAACATTCCCGCTGGATAGGAAGACTTTTGGTGAAGACAGAATATTAAAGGTATATCGGGAACATCCTGAATACTTCAAGAATTCAGACACCTTCATAGACAAGGTCTTTAAAGGAGTATACGTAAAGAGCGATTTGGGAGATGGAACTATCCTTTACGTGGACTACGTAGCTTTGGAAATGGAGCTTTGTACACACTACACAAACGACACAACCGGTGTAGCACTAAAAAAGAAAGACGGAACTGACTCCTTGAGATATATAACAAATACTATATTTGCTTCTACCAAAGAGGTTATCCAGGCAAACCAGTTCCTGAATTCAGATTTGATAAAGGAAAAGGCTGCCGAACCTCAGCACACTTACATTAAATCTCCTGCCGGTATCTTCACCGAAGCTATCATGCCATACGATTCAATATACAACAAACTGACCAATGACACCCTGAATGCCGTGAAACTGACTTTCACGAATTACAATATAAACAGTGACTACGAATATAGCATGAGTGCTCCTAATGACGTGCTGTTGATACGTAAGCAGGAGTTGAAGAGCTTCTTTGAAGAGAACAAAGTCAGGGATAATATTACCTCATTTACAACCACCCACAATGCATTTGCTACCAATCAATATGTATTCAGCAACATAGCCCGGTTGGTTACCACTTGCATCAACGAAAAACAAGCTGCCAAGAAAGCCGCCAAAGAAAAGGCCGGCAGTTCTTGGAATGAGACAGAGTGGGAAAAAACTTGGAACAAAGAAAATGAAGACTGGGATAAGGTATTGCTGATTCCGGTTTCCATTACCTATGACAGCAGTACAAGCAGCAGCGGCAACAAAACCATAACCGGTATCCAAAACGACCTCAAGCCGGGATATGCCAAACTAAAAGGCGGCCCGAAAGAGAATGCAAAAGGCGAAGTGGAATCTCCGCTGAAAATAGAAGTTACATACACCAGTTTCAACAAGTAA
- a CDS encoding glycogen/starch synthase, whose product MTKANKVLFITQEITPYVSESEMSLVGRNLPQAIQEKGREIRTFMPKWGNINERRNQLHEVIRLSGMNLIIDDTDHPLIIKVASIQSARMQVYFIDNDDYFQNRLQVTDENGEEYEDNDARAIFYARGVLETVKKLRWCPDIIHCHGWMTALAPLYIKKAYKDEPSFRDAKVIFSLYEDDFKQPFHADFSNKLLLKGIAKKDIAGLKEPIDYTALCKLAADFSDGIIQQSEHVNEEVLNYARESGKPVLEYQSPENFAEACNDFYDKVWETEQK is encoded by the coding sequence ATGACAAAGGCGAACAAGGTTTTATTTATAACCCAAGAAATTACCCCTTACGTTTCAGAATCCGAAATGTCCCTCGTAGGCAGAAACCTACCTCAGGCTATTCAAGAAAAAGGCAGAGAAATCAGAACGTTTATGCCCAAATGGGGAAATATCAACGAACGCAGAAACCAGCTGCATGAGGTGATACGACTCTCCGGCATGAACCTCATCATTGACGATACCGATCACCCGCTCATCATCAAGGTTGCCTCTATCCAGTCTGCACGTATGCAAGTATACTTCATCGACAACGATGACTACTTCCAGAACCGCTTGCAGGTAACAGACGAAAATGGTGAAGAGTATGAAGACAATGATGCCCGTGCCATCTTCTATGCCCGTGGCGTACTGGAAACGGTGAAGAAACTGCGTTGGTGTCCCGACATCATCCACTGCCACGGCTGGATGACCGCTTTAGCGCCTCTGTACATCAAGAAAGCCTATAAAGACGAACCTTCCTTCAGAGATGCCAAAGTCATATTTTCCCTTTATGAAGATGACTTCAAACAACCTTTCCACGCAGACTTCTCTAACAAGCTATTGTTGAAAGGCATCGCCAAGAAAGATATTGCAGGATTGAAGGAACCCATTGACTACACAGCACTTTGCAAACTGGCTGCTGACTTCTCCGACGGCATTATCCAGCAAAGCGAACACGTCAATGAGGAAGTACTGAACTATGCCCGCGAATCCGGAAAACCGGTATTGGAATATCAATCTCCCGAGAACTTTGCTGAAGCCTGCAATGACTTCTACGACAAGGTATGGGAAACAGAACAAAAATAA
- the panC gene encoding pantoate--beta-alanine ligase, translating into MEIVHTIKDLQAGLSALRAQGKKVGLVPTMGALHAGHASLVKRCVAENDAAVVSVFVNPTQFNDKNDLVKYPRTPEADCRLLEECGAAFVFAPSVEEMYPEPDTRRFSYAPLDTVMEGAFRPGHFNGVCQIVSKLFDAVQPDRAYFGEKDFQQLAIIREMVRQMKYPLEIVGCPIVREEDGLALSSRNARLSAEERKNALRISQTLFESRTFGASHTVAETQKFVEDTIAAAPGLRLEYFELVDGNTLQKITDWEETSYAVGCITVFCGEVRLIDNIKYKEPAAL; encoded by the coding sequence ATGGAAATAGTACATACTATCAAGGACTTGCAGGCCGGACTTTCGGCTTTGAGAGCCCAAGGAAAGAAGGTAGGTCTGGTACCTACGATGGGTGCCTTGCATGCCGGTCATGCCTCATTGGTGAAACGTTGTGTGGCAGAAAATGACGCTGCCGTAGTAAGCGTTTTTGTAAATCCGACCCAGTTTAATGACAAGAATGATTTAGTGAAATATCCCCGTACACCGGAGGCTGATTGCCGTTTGCTGGAGGAGTGTGGAGCGGCATTTGTCTTTGCTCCTTCGGTGGAGGAGATGTATCCGGAACCGGATACCCGCCGTTTCAGCTATGCGCCGCTGGACACAGTGATGGAAGGGGCATTCCGTCCGGGACATTTTAATGGTGTTTGCCAGATTGTGAGCAAACTGTTTGATGCTGTGCAGCCGGATCGTGCCTACTTCGGCGAGAAAGATTTCCAGCAGCTGGCAATTATTCGCGAGATGGTCCGCCAGATGAAGTATCCTTTGGAAATTGTAGGCTGTCCCATTGTCCGTGAGGAAGACGGGTTGGCTCTGAGCAGCCGCAATGCCCGTTTATCTGCCGAAGAACGCAAAAATGCACTGAGAATTTCGCAGACTTTATTTGAAAGTCGTACCTTTGGAGCCTCACATACGGTAGCTGAGACACAGAAGTTTGTGGAAGACACCATCGCAGCCGCCCCCGGATTGCGTTTGGAATACTTTGAGCTGGTGGATGGCAATACCTTACAGAAGATTACCGATTGGGAGGAAACTTCTTATGCTGTGGGTTGCATCACAGTATTCTGTGGGGAAGTCCGTCTGATTGACAATATCAAGTACAAAGAGCCTGCTGCCTTGTAA
- the panD gene encoding aspartate 1-decarboxylase — protein MMIEVLKSKIHCARVTEANLNYMGSITIDEDLMDAANMIAGEKVYIADNNNGERFETYIIKGERGSGKICLNGAAARKVQPDDIVIIMSYALMDFEEAKSFKPTVIFPDPATNKVVK, from the coding sequence ATGATGATTGAAGTGTTGAAGTCGAAAATCCATTGTGCCCGCGTCACGGAAGCGAACCTGAACTATATGGGAAGCATTACGATTGATGAAGATTTGATGGATGCCGCCAACATGATTGCCGGCGAGAAGGTGTATATAGCCGACAATAATAACGGTGAACGTTTTGAAACCTACATTATTAAGGGCGAGCGTGGCTCTGGCAAAATTTGCCTGAACGGTGCGGCAGCCCGTAAGGTGCAACCTGATGACATCGTTATTATCATGTCCTACGCGCTGATGGACTTTGAAGAAGCCAAGTCGTTCAAGCCGACGGTGATTTTCCCCGACCCGGCAACGAACAAGGTGGTGAAGTAG
- a CDS encoding S41 family peptidase: MKRIYLSLLLCLAYLLASAQEPLNGDSLASDFRYLVKELAATHPDPYSGFGGKVFFYEQAFHLENELRRTPGTKQTFFDKVSIFLSNLQDGHTYLLPPTANQQANQRYLALEVRTIPDGIILQGIPETYKDLLGSRITTINGDSLEEVLARTAAIQASENLYDRYANLCRSMPTEHFLRQLFPEMKDNLHLSLLTPDGKSRGLTLPLLSRQEVQNTPMQHNNSWKAYTDKQLAYQFIDNDKQIMLININSIMARDNFEYMQKQGLKDLYRQIGFYYRDILKQDMPADTLQAIRQLPSLSEVFAHMLKEMKKEASSTLIIDLRNNSGGWTPIVLPTLYQLFGDHFLQTDMDIEFYRIISPLYMQKLQTNLQDFNQAYGTDYAYGDYTFSTDEADTTNIEQRRTDFIENCMSSVPEELRKQQGKALYTPEHIYVITNERTFSAAFHYTFYLWKMGATLVGIPSGQAPNTYMEQTLFRLPYTGMQGSISNSIQICFPGKDRCAHTLYPDLIPTYQDYQRYNFDVQTEILYLLDKIKSAPHSHTNPAEKNQK; this comes from the coding sequence ATGAAACGTATTTATCTATCCCTCCTTCTCTGTTTGGCTTACCTATTGGCAAGCGCCCAAGAGCCCCTAAACGGGGATTCCCTTGCCTCAGACTTTCGGTATCTGGTAAAAGAACTGGCAGCAACCCATCCCGACCCTTACAGCGGCTTCGGAGGAAAAGTATTCTTCTACGAACAAGCTTTCCATCTGGAGAACGAGTTACGCCGGACTCCCGGTACGAAACAGACCTTTTTTGACAAGGTAAGCATTTTCCTATCCAATCTGCAAGACGGACATACCTACCTTTTACCTCCCACAGCCAATCAACAAGCAAATCAGCGTTACCTGGCACTGGAAGTACGCACCATCCCCGACGGCATTATACTTCAAGGAATCCCTGAAACGTACAAAGACTTGTTAGGTAGCCGTATCACAACCATCAACGGAGATTCTTTAGAAGAGGTACTGGCCCGCACTGCCGCTATCCAAGCCAGTGAAAACCTATATGACCGTTATGCCAATCTATGCAGGTCCATGCCTACGGAACATTTCTTGAGACAGCTTTTCCCTGAAATGAAAGACAACCTTCACCTCTCACTTCTTACTCCCGACGGCAAATCAAGAGGATTAACCCTTCCCTTATTGTCAAGGCAGGAAGTGCAAAACACACCCATGCAACACAATAACAGTTGGAAAGCTTATACAGACAAACAACTGGCCTATCAGTTCATAGACAACGACAAGCAAATAATGCTCATCAATATCAACAGTATCATGGCACGGGATAATTTTGAGTATATGCAAAAACAAGGGCTGAAAGATTTATACCGGCAAATAGGATTCTATTATCGGGATATCCTGAAACAAGATATGCCCGCCGATACCCTGCAAGCCATTCGGCAACTCCCGTCCCTTTCCGAAGTTTTCGCCCATATGCTGAAAGAGATGAAGAAGGAAGCCTCCTCCACCCTCATCATAGATTTGCGCAACAATAGCGGCGGCTGGACTCCAATTGTCCTACCCACACTTTACCAACTGTTCGGCGACCACTTCCTGCAAACGGATATGGATATAGAATTCTATCGTATCATCTCTCCCCTCTACATGCAAAAACTACAGACAAACTTACAGGATTTCAACCAAGCATACGGAACAGACTATGCCTACGGTGACTACACTTTTAGTACGGACGAAGCAGACACCACAAACATAGAACAGCGACGGACCGACTTCATCGAGAACTGCATGTCCAGTGTGCCGGAAGAACTGAGAAAGCAACAAGGAAAGGCGCTCTATACTCCGGAACACATTTACGTCATTACCAACGAACGTACCTTCAGTGCAGCTTTCCACTACACTTTCTATCTGTGGAAAATGGGTGCTACCCTTGTAGGAATACCCAGCGGACAAGCCCCCAATACCTACATGGAACAAACCTTATTCCGGCTACCCTATACCGGTATGCAAGGCTCTATCTCCAACTCCATACAAATATGCTTTCCGGGCAAAGACCGGTGTGCCCACACACTTTATCCAGACTTGATACCCACCTATCAAGATTACCAAAGATATAATTTTGATGTCCAAACTGAGATTCTGTATTTACTCGACAAGATTAAATCGGCTCCTCATTCTCATACGAACCCTGCGGAGAAGAATCAGAAGTAA
- a CDS encoding bifunctional dihydroorotate dehydrogenase B NAD binding subunit/NADPH-dependent glutamate synthase has protein sequence MNKIISKEHFSEKVFKLVIEAPLIAKSRKAGHFVIVRVGEKGERMPLTIAEADPVKGTITLVVQEVGLSSTRLCELNEGDYITDVVGPLGQATHIDNFGTVVCAGGGVGVAPMLPIVQALKAAGNRVITVLAGRTKELIILEKEMRESSDEVIIMTDDGSYGRKGLVTEGVEEVIKREKVDKCFCIGPAIMMKFVCLLTKKYEIPTDVSLNTIMVDGTGMCGACRITIGGKTKFVCVDGPEFDGHQVDFDEMLKRMGAFKSIEREEMHKLEEPQTCQATHENVQEADEKSRNAAWRQELRKSMKAKERTAIPRVEMNELDAEYRSHSRKEEVNQGLTEEQALTEAKRCLDCANPGCTEGCPVGIDIPRFIKNIERGEFLEAAKTLKETSALPAVCGRVCPQEKQCESKCIHLKMNEKPVAIGYLERFAADYERESGQISVPEIKEKNGIKVAVIGSGPAGLSFAGDMAKYGYDVTVFEALHEIGGVLKYGIPEFRLPNKVVDVEIDNLAKMGVEFVKDCIIGKTLSVEQLEEEGFKGIFVASGAGLPNFMNIPGENSINILSSNEYLTRVNLMDAASEDSDTPVPFGKCVAVIGGGNTAMDSVRTARRLGAERAMIIYRRSEEEMPARIEEVKHAKEEGVEFLTLHNPIEYIADEQGKVKQVVLQKMELGEPDASGRRSPVPIPGATETIDIDLAIVSVGVSPNPIVPSSIKGLELGRKGTIAVNDNMQSSIPTIFAGGDIVRGGATVILAMGDGRKAAAAMNEQLKK, from the coding sequence ATGAATAAAATCATTAGCAAAGAACACTTTTCTGAAAAGGTCTTTAAGTTAGTCATTGAAGCACCATTGATTGCCAAATCACGTAAGGCAGGGCACTTTGTCATTGTACGTGTGGGCGAAAAAGGCGAACGTATGCCGCTTACCATTGCGGAAGCCGACCCGGTAAAGGGAACCATCACACTGGTGGTTCAGGAAGTCGGGCTCTCCTCTACCCGTCTTTGCGAACTGAACGAAGGCGATTACATTACGGATGTTGTCGGCCCGTTGGGACAAGCCACGCACATTGACAACTTCGGTACTGTGGTCTGTGCGGGAGGTGGTGTAGGCGTAGCTCCCATGCTCCCTATCGTGCAAGCGCTAAAAGCTGCCGGTAACCGCGTCATCACCGTGCTGGCTGGACGCACCAAGGAACTCATTATCCTTGAAAAGGAGATGCGCGAAAGCTCCGACGAAGTCATCATCATGACCGATGACGGCTCTTACGGACGCAAAGGACTGGTGACGGAAGGCGTGGAGGAAGTCATCAAGCGCGAGAAGGTAGACAAATGTTTCTGTATCGGCCCCGCCATCATGATGAAATTTGTTTGTTTGCTGACAAAGAAATACGAAATCCCCACGGATGTATCCCTGAATACGATTATGGTAGATGGTACCGGCATGTGTGGAGCTTGCCGAATCACCATCGGAGGAAAGACCAAATTCGTATGCGTGGATGGTCCTGAGTTTGATGGGCACCAAGTGGACTTCGACGAAATGCTGAAACGCATGGGTGCCTTCAAGAGCATCGAACGCGAAGAGATGCACAAACTGGAAGAACCTCAGACCTGCCAAGCCACCCATGAGAACGTGCAGGAAGCGGACGAGAAAAGCCGCAATGCCGCCTGGCGCCAAGAACTACGCAAGTCCATGAAAGCCAAAGAGCGTACCGCCATTCCACGTGTAGAGATGAACGAACTCGATGCGGAATATCGTTCGCACAGCCGCAAGGAGGAAGTCAATCAAGGCTTGACGGAAGAGCAGGCACTGACCGAAGCCAAGCGTTGCCTGGACTGTGCTAATCCGGGCTGCACGGAAGGCTGTCCCGTAGGTATCGACATCCCCCGCTTCATCAAGAACATTGAGCGCGGAGAATTCCTCGAAGCGGCCAAGACACTGAAAGAAACCAGTGCACTGCCTGCCGTCTGCGGTCGCGTCTGTCCGCAGGAAAAGCAGTGTGAATCCAAATGTATACACCTGAAGATGAACGAGAAGCCGGTAGCTATCGGTTATCTGGAACGCTTTGCCGCCGATTACGAACGGGAGAGCGGGCAAATCTCCGTACCGGAAATCAAGGAAAAGAACGGCATCAAAGTTGCCGTCATCGGTTCGGGTCCCGCCGGTCTGTCGTTTGCCGGAGATATGGCAAAGTATGGCTATGACGTTACCGTTTTCGAAGCACTGCATGAGATTGGCGGTGTATTGAAATACGGCATTCCGGAGTTCCGCCTGCCCAACAAAGTGGTGGATGTGGAGATTGACAACCTTGCCAAAATGGGAGTGGAATTCGTCAAGGACTGCATTATCGGTAAGACGCTCAGCGTGGAACAACTGGAAGAGGAAGGATTCAAGGGCATATTCGTAGCTTCCGGAGCAGGACTGCCCAACTTTATGAATATCCCCGGCGAGAACTCCATCAATATCCTCTCGTCCAATGAATACCTGACCCGTGTCAATCTGATGGATGCCGCCAGTGAAGACTCCGATACTCCGGTTCCTTTCGGCAAATGCGTAGCCGTGATAGGTGGTGGAAATACAGCTATGGACTCCGTACGTACCGCACGCCGTCTCGGTGCAGAGCGTGCCATGATTATCTACCGTCGTTCGGAAGAAGAAATGCCGGCACGTATCGAGGAGGTGAAACATGCCAAGGAAGAAGGTGTAGAATTCCTGACCCTCCACAACCCAATCGAATACATTGCCGACGAACAAGGAAAAGTAAAACAAGTGGTGCTTCAGAAAATGGAATTGGGTGAACCGGATGCCAGCGGACGCCGCAGTCCCGTACCCATCCCCGGAGCCACAGAAACCATCGACATCGACCTTGCCATCGTCAGCGTAGGTGTATCTCCCAACCCGATTGTCCCAAGCTCCATCAAGGGATTGGAATTAGGCCGGAAGGGAACGATTGCCGTCAATGATAACATGCAGTCGTCCATCCCGACCATCTTTGCCGGAGGCGACATTGTCCGCGGAGGTGCCACCGTAATCCTTGCCATGGGAGACGGACGAAAGGCAGCAGCAGCGATGAACGAGCAGCTAAAAAAATAA